Part of the Micromonospora rhizosphaerae genome is shown below.
GCGTCCACCTGGTCGGGGTCGCGGCTGTCGTCGGGCTCCGCGAGCGTGACGGTGATGCCTCCGGCCGTCGTCGGCCGCGCCGGCAGCACGCCTGGCCGTGCGCCGGCGGGCGGGAGTACGGCTTGCCCGTTGACCGCTGTGCCCTCCGCCGGTAACCGGTCCTCGACGGTGAAGGGCGCCCGCCACGACGCTTCATCCGGAGCCATAGTGTGGCGGTCGGGCACGCTGTGCGGCGAGGGGTTGTCGGTTTCGGCGATCTCGGCGTGGTCGGCCGACGGTGCGGGCTCGTCGGGGCCCGCGCCGGTCCCGGTGAGCGGCAGCCGAGTCTGGGCCTGCCGGGCGAGGAAGGCGCGGGCCGCGACTGCGGCCTCGTCGTCGCGGCCGTGGAGTACGTGCTCGGCGGTCAGTTCGCTACCGAGCAGCGCGGTCAGGCCTTCGTAGTCGGCGTTGGCCCGCAGCCTGCGGGCGACCTCGTCCATGTCGTAGGTGAGCACGGCGATGTCGGCCATCTTCTTGCCGGCCGCTGCGCGGATGCGGGCGCGCAGGACATCGGCGAGGGCGGCGTCGCGCCGTTCCCGGCGGCGGACGATGAGCGCGGCTTGCAGCGAGCCGTAAAGGCCCAGCTGCGGGTACGCCTTGGCGAAGCCGCGGGCTTGCGCGGTGATCATCGGGTGGCGGATCCAGTGGCCCCACAGCTCGTATCGCGGTGTTGGTGCGGGCAGCAGTCCTCGGGCGCGCAGCCGGTCGCGGCGCTTGTTCTCCACGTCGACCCACCAGCTGACGAACCCGAGCACGCTCATCAGGGCGTAGAAGCCGCCAAGCAGGCGGTTGGCGTGCGTCACGACGTTAAACGTGGCGGCAGCGGCGGCGATGATCCCGCCGAGCAGCCGCGACGCGGCGGCGTGCTCGCCGAGACGGCGACGCACGTCGGCGTTGGACAGGAACGTCACACCGCCGAGCTCCAACGCGAAGATGCCGCCGATCGCGATCCACCACGGCAGGTCGAACGCGGCCACCGCTCCGGTGGCCGTCCCATACAGCGCAACGATCAGGACCGCGGCATAGAAGAGGCGACGCATGAACGCGGCGCGCCGCACCGCCGCAGCAAGGTTGTCATCCAGCTCCTCCGCGACAGCGGTGGCCTGCGGGTCGTCGAGCCGGGTAAGCAGTTCCAGCAGCTCCGGCTCCAGCGAGACGATCATGCCGGCGCTCCGGCCGCAGGACGGTCGCCGACGGCTCCCAGCGCAACTGACCGGTAGGTGTCGATGGGGGCGGTGGAGGTCGATGAGGCGGTCATCTGCCCGGGGATGGCGTTCATCATCGCCAGCGTCGAGAGGTTGACGGTGCAGGTGACGGTGACGGTGACCGAGCCGCCGCGCTGCCACCGGCTGGTGTCGACCGCCACGACAAGCCTGGCGCAGGTGATCGACCGTCCGGCCAGGTCGTTCTCGGCGGCCTGCCGGGCGGCTGCGGTCGCCGCGGTGGAGCTGCGTTGCAGGGACGCGGCGCGGGCAGCCGCGGCTGAGGCGGATTCCAGGTCCAGGCGCGAGATTGCCAGCTGGAAGGCTGCCGCGACAACGACGATCGCCAGCAGCATGCACGGGAGGAAGAAGCCGGCCACCTCCACCGACCACGCGCCGCGGTCGCCGCGCACTGCGGACGCGAGGCTGCGGCGGCGTCGGACGGTGGTTGGCCGGTTGGACATCTAGTTGAGCCTCTCGACGGGCGCGTGGACGGTGACGGTGACCGGGGGACGGAATCCGGGAATGATCGAGGTGGCTCTGCCGTGCACGGTGACGGTGACCTCGGTCGCGCTGCGATCGATATCGACGCTGGGGTCGTTGAGAGCATTGCCGACCGCTGAGGCCAGGATGGCGTTAGCGTCGGCCTCGCCGGCGGCGACGGTGCCACCGTGCACGCGGGTCTGCTGCGCGGCGTGGTTGGCGGTGTAGCGGGCGCCGAGGGCCGCCAGGCCCCATGTGACCGCCTGGACGCCGATCATCAGCGCCAGCAGCATCAGCACGGTGTAACCGGCGACCTCGGGGGTGACCGCACCACGGTCACCGCCGAGCCGTCGTAGGCGTGGCCGTTTCATCAGCTGCCGGTGAAGCCGATGGTGTACGAGAGGTTGTTGAAGAACGCCTTGAGGTCATCGCGCAGGATCAGACCGACCGCGCCGACGATGACGATGACCGCCGCGATACAGAGCATTACCTCGACGGTCTGGGCACCGCGTTCGGGCCTGGTACGCATGGCTGCGCTGCCTTTGGCCAGCAGACGGATGATGGCGTGGTTCATCGGAAGTGCCTCCTTTACCGGGTCAGGCTGGCGCTGATCGCGCCCATCGCCGCGTACAACAAAAAGATCAGGTAGCCGAGGCCGAACAGCATGATCGGGATGGCCATTTGGGCGCTGTTAGCGTGTGCCCGGCGTTCCATGTCGGCGGTCGTCCGCGCCCGCATCGTCTGGGCGACGACGGACATGGTCTCGGCGACCGGTGCCCCGGCCGCGGCCTGTTCCATCGCGGTGGCGAGCTCGGCGAGCTCGTCGACGCCGATCTGCGCGCCCAGGTCCCGCAACGCGGTCCAGGCATGGATGCGCTGCCGGCCGCGCGTCTGCGCCGCGGCGGCCAGTTCGCGGCGGATCCGGGTGGCGGCCCAGCCGGACAGCTCGTCCATGGTTTCGTCGAGGGCCTGCTCGACGCCGGCCCCGCCCGAGAGGCCACCGCCGACGAGGTCCAGCAGCGTCGACAGGGTCTCGCGCATCTCGGCGCGGCGGACCTCGGCCGCCGCGTGCAGCCGGCTGTGGGCCAGCCGCACCGCGATCGCGGCACCCAGCAACGCCAGCCACAGCGGCAGTTGCCCGCCGAGTCCCCACAACACCGGCAGCGCGCCGAGGACCAGCATGCCGGCGACGGCGATGACTATCTGCTGGGCCAGGTATTCGGCGGAATCGCGGTCGAGGATCGCGAGATCGCGCAGTGTGCGGTCGCGGGGCAGTCCGAGGTGGCGCAGCGGCGCGGCGAGCGCGACGTCGAGCCGGCGGCGTCGACCGAGCGGGGCAACCGGCGGCCGGGACAGCCGGTCCAGGGCATCCACGAGCGCCGGGCGGGGCGGGTTGAGCCCAGATGCGAACACGGCCACGCCCGCGCCGACCAAACCACCGGCGGTGACCATGACGGTCAGCGCGTCGCTCATGGCGTCCTCGCCTCCGGATCGTCCCACAGGACCCGGACGGCCTCCGGCATGCGGGTCAGCCGTTGCAGCCACACGGCCGCGAGCGTCCAGATCGCGCCGACGATGAGCAGGACGACCTGGCCGGTGGGGCTCTCGAACGGTTCCAGCAGCGGCCGGTTGAACAGGTACAGGCCGACACCGACGATGACCACGATTATGATCACCAGGCGGGCACTGGCCTTGGCCTCAGTCCGGGCGGTCTCGACCCGCTGCACCGCGGCGGCCCGTTCGCGGACGGCGTGGGCTAGCCAACCGAGTTGGGCCGCGAGGTTTCCGGTGTGGCTGCCGGACGCCTTCCGCAGCGCCGTCGCGACCAGGTCGGCGGCGTGATTGTCGACGTCGCGTTTGAACCCGGTCATCGCCATCGGCAGCCGCATGCCCGCGTCGAGCGCGGCAGCCAGACCGGTCGCCTGGGCGTAGATCGAGGGCTTGGCCAGGTCGGCGGTGTCCCGGATCGCCTGCTCGATTCCGGCGTATGAGCGCAGGCTGCCGCGCAGTGCCTCCGTCCACGACGCGATCGCGTCGAGCTTCGCCAGTGAGGCCGCCTCGGCCCGGCCGCCGCCGAGCATCGACGGAGCTGCGTAGGTGAACATGGCCGCCAGCAGCGCGGCCACCGGCCAGCGGGTGAACCCCGCGACCAGCGCGCCGACCGCGACCGCCGCGGCCAGCCGGTAGCCGTTGCGGCCGGTGACGAGATTCCGCAGCCGCGCCGAGGTGCCGGACCGGTCCGGGCGTTCGGTACGGCGGATCCCGGTGGCCACCAGCCACACGCCGAAGCCCACCGCGAGCCCACACAGGACGTTGACGCCGGTCATGCCCTAACGCCCTCCGCCCAGCAGCGTGGCGTCGAATCCGACGTCGAGCAGCTTGTCGATGGTGATGTCACTGAACCGGCTGGCCGGTACCGCGCGGCGGTCCGGGCCGGGCCTGTAGATCTCGTTCGAGCGGACCTGGGTCGCATCGGCGTCGACGACCTCCCGGACACCGGTGACCACTCGGGCGCCGTCGGCGGTCTTGCCCAGCTGCACCACGACGTGCACGCCGCCGCCGATGAGCTGGTAGGTGACGTCGAACGGCAGCTGTTCCTTGGACTGGCGGGCGTATCCGGCGATCTTTTTGAACGCCTCCTGAGTGCTGGACGCGTGAATGGTGGTCATCGACCCGTCGGTGCCCTGGTTCAGCGCGTTGAGCAGCGGGATGACCTCCGGCCCTCGGACCTCGCCGACGATCACCCGGCTTGGGTTCATCCGGGTCGCCCAGC
Proteins encoded:
- a CDS encoding TadE family protein yields the protein MLLALMIGVQAVTWGLAALGARYTANHAAQQTRVHGGTVAAGEADANAILASAVGNALNDPSVDIDRSATEVTVTVHGRATSIIPGFRPPVTVTVHAPVERLN
- a CDS encoding type II secretion system F family protein, with protein sequence MSDALTVMVTAGGLVGAGVAVFASGLNPPRPALVDALDRLSRPPVAPLGRRRRLDVALAAPLRHLGLPRDRTLRDLAILDRDSAEYLAQQIVIAVAGMLVLGALPVLWGLGGQLPLWLALLGAAIAVRLAHSRLHAAAEVRRAEMRETLSTLLDLVGGGLSGGAGVEQALDETMDELSGWAATRIRRELAAAAQTRGRQRIHAWTALRDLGAQIGVDELAELATAMEQAAAGAPVAETMSVVAQTMRARTTADMERRAHANSAQMAIPIMLFGLGYLIFLLYAAMGAISASLTR
- a CDS encoding type II secretion system F family protein, which encodes MTGVNVLCGLAVGFGVWLVATGIRRTERPDRSGTSARLRNLVTGRNGYRLAAAVAVGALVAGFTRWPVAALLAAMFTYAAPSMLGGGRAEAASLAKLDAIASWTEALRGSLRSYAGIEQAIRDTADLAKPSIYAQATGLAAALDAGMRLPMAMTGFKRDVDNHAADLVATALRKASGSHTGNLAAQLGWLAHAVRERAAAVQRVETARTEAKASARLVIIIVVIVGVGLYLFNRPLLEPFESPTGQVVLLIVGAIWTLAAVWLQRLTRMPEAVRVLWDDPEARTP